In Antechinus flavipes isolate AdamAnt ecotype Samford, QLD, Australia chromosome 3, AdamAnt_v2, whole genome shotgun sequence, a genomic segment contains:
- the APOA5 gene encoding apolipoprotein A-V — MSNWHKQRANFPSRTVSFHGASACGWIMAVITTVLVLVLALNSVSTTAKEHKGFWEYFSQRGWEKGPTEQREQPKPSKEFLNLKASPGQDLSDMDTLLEKLGPLAGEGKPPLLFLDSAELQHQLHKELEEVRRGLAPYTQEVHQHVGWNLEGLRRQLKPYTLELVERLALGVQELQEQLKLLGEDTKNQLLGGVNEARGLLQEFQDQVAHHTGRVKALFHPYAERLVAEIGQHVQELHRSVAPHAATSPARLSRYIQALSRKLTLKARALHTRIQTNLDQLRDELSAYAGARAGEAAGGGGPEAGLSSEELTKEVQQRLEAFRLDTLQEIADFSRTIDRETEELQQQLAPPPPAHGASPPELLGDSGDRKILGELRSRLDALWEDIHYNLQGQGHGLFGAP, encoded by the exons ATGAGTAACTGGCACAAACAGAGGGCAAATTTTCCATCTAGAACTGTTTCTTTTCACGGGGCTTCTGCCTGTg gGTGGATCATGGCAGTGATAACAACAGTCTTGGTCTTGGTTCTGGCCCTCAACTCAG TGTCGACAACGGCTAAGGAGCACAAAGGCTTTTGGGAATACTTCAGCCAGAGAGGCTGGGAGAAGGGCCCGACAGAGCAGAGGGAGCAGCCGAAGCCCAGCAAGGAGTTCCT GAATCTGAAAGCCAGCCCGGGACAGGACCTCAGTGACATGGACACTCTCTTGGAGAAGCTGGGGCCCTTGGCTGGGGAGGGAAAGCCTCCCTTGCTGTTCCTGGATTCAGCAGAGCTGCAGCACCAGCTCCACAAGGAACTGGAGGAGGTGAGGAGGGGGCTGGCCCCCTACACGCAGGAGGTCCATCAGCACGTGGGCTGGAACCTGGAGGGGCTGAGGAGGCAGCTCAAGCCCTACACCCTGGAGCTGGTGGAGCGTCTGGCCCTGGGGGTCCAGGAGCTGCAGGAGCAGCTGAAGCTGCTTGGGGAGGACACCAAGAACCAGCTGCTGGGGGGGGTGAACGAGGCCCGGGGCCTGCTCCAGGAATTTCAGGACCAAGTAGCCCACCACACAGGGAGGGTCAAAGCGCTGTTCCACCCCTATGCCGAGAGGCTGGTGGCAGAAATCGGGCAGCATGTTCAGGAGCTACACCGCAGCGTGGCCCCCCACGCAGCCACCAGCCCGGCCCGCCTCAGCCGCTACATCCAGGCTCTGTCCAGAAAGCTGACCCTCAAAGCCCGGGCCCTACACACCCGCATCCAGACCAACCTGGACCAGCTGCGGGACGAGCTCAGCGCCTACGCCGGGGCCAGAGCGGGCGAGGCTGCGGGCGGCGGCGGGCCGGAGGCCGGGCTGTCCTCCGAGGAGCTGACCAAGGAGGTCCAGCAGAGGCTGGAGGCCTTTCGCCTTGACACCCTTCAGGAGATTGCCGATTTCTCTAGGACCATTGACCGTGAAACAGAGGAACTGCAACAGCAGCtggctccccctccccctgcccacGGTGCCTCCCCTCCAGAGCTTCTGGGGGATAGTGGGGACAGGAAGATCTTAGGAGAGCTAAGATCCCGCCTCGATGCCCTTTGGGAAGACATTCATTATAATCTCCAAGGACAGGGCCATGGCCTGTTTGGGGCTCCCTGA